From one Lycium barbarum isolate Lr01 chromosome 6, ASM1917538v2, whole genome shotgun sequence genomic stretch:
- the LOC132643924 gene encoding uncharacterized protein LOC132643924 gives MTMITFVFKFATEGDKEEILENGPYTFQNRPLIIREWTSDFEVSKEPQRIVPIWVNLPRFPVQCWAEENLGRIASYLGKPLCSDRLTAECERLSYARVLIEMDITQPMPNEMVIEKPDGSTWEQAIEYEWQPKFCVDCNSFGHLAGECKVEMVVPKKKNRRRRREYPTRQAKDVPPNKPTTPGPSTVMQNTSGEPVAEVNLQVNARGKQTVVAHKAPHIDPAVMAQKNNNAALQIGARPPDIQQQDGMQPDHSQRLSKGGIPTTISPI, from the coding sequence ATGACGATGATTACTTTTGTCTTCAAATTCGCAACTGAGGGAGATAAGGAAGAAATCCTAGAAAATGGGCCATATACATTTCAAAACAGACCGCTGATAATTCGAGAGTGGACTTCTGATTTTGAAGTTAGCAAGGAACCACAGAGGATTGTACCAATTTGGGTAAATTTGCCAAGGTTTCCAGTTCAGTGCTGGGCTGAGGAAAACCTTGGGAGAATTGCAAGTTACCTGGGTAAACCACTGTGTTCAGATCGACTAACTGCAGAATGTGAACGACTCTCTTATGCAAGGGTACTAATAGAGATGGATATTACTCAACCGATGCCTAACGAGATGGTAATTGAGAAGCCTGATGGATCTACTTGGGAACAGGCTATAGAGTATGAGTGGCAACCAAAGTTCTGTGTTGATTGCAATTCCTTTGGGCACCTAGCAGGGGAATGCAAAGTAGAAATGGTAGTTCCAAAGAAAAAGAATAGGCGGAGGAGAAGAGAGTATCCAACACGGCAAGCTAAAGATGTACCCCCAAATAAACCCACCACACCAGGACCTAGTACTGTAATGCAAAACACATCTGGGGAGCCGGTGGCAGAGGTAAATCTACAAGTGAATGCAAGAGGAAAACAGACTGTAGTGGCTCATAAAGCACCACATATAGATCCTGCTGTTATGGCCCAGAAAAATAACAATGCTGCTCTGCAGATAGGGGCAAGACCTCCTGATATTCAACAACAAGATGGTATGCAACCGGACCACTCGCAAAGGCTGTCTAAAGGGGGTATTCCCACTACTATTTCTCCTATATGA